A stretch of the Prochlorococcus marinus str. MIT 0918 genome encodes the following:
- the dapB gene encoding 4-hydroxy-tetrahydrodipicolinate reductase: MNNHTSQKIPVLVAGALGKMGAEVIKALTQSKQYELVAAIDNAPDKQGHDIGLELGINSLDISITSDLEASLCFASQSIRNNNGNNGAVLVDFTHPKVVYEHTRAAIAYGVHPVIGTTGLTSNQIDELTIFSEKASIGGAIIPNFSIGMVLLQQAAAAAAHFYDFIELTESHHNEKADAPSGTCIKTAEIIEEFGKQFNSMQVEESESLEGCRGGLRKSGLRIHSVRLPGIVAHQQVMFGSKGETYLLSHNTIERSAYMPGVLLTIKKVRFLNSLIYGLEKVI; the protein is encoded by the coding sequence ATGAATAATCACACATCCCAAAAAATTCCGGTATTAGTAGCAGGTGCTCTTGGGAAAATGGGAGCAGAAGTTATTAAGGCACTAACACAATCAAAGCAATACGAATTAGTAGCAGCAATTGATAATGCTCCAGATAAGCAAGGGCATGACATTGGTCTTGAGTTAGGTATTAATTCCTTGGACATTTCCATTACTTCTGATTTAGAAGCTTCTTTATGTTTTGCAAGTCAATCAATTAGAAATAATAATGGCAATAATGGCGCTGTGCTTGTAGATTTTACTCATCCTAAAGTTGTTTATGAGCATACAAGGGCAGCAATAGCTTATGGAGTTCACCCTGTAATAGGAACTACTGGCTTAACTTCTAATCAAATTGATGAGCTAACTATTTTTTCTGAAAAAGCATCTATTGGTGGAGCAATTATCCCAAATTTTTCTATTGGAATGGTCCTTTTGCAGCAAGCCGCAGCAGCAGCTGCCCATTTCTACGATTTTATTGAATTAACAGAATCTCACCATAACGAAAAGGCAGATGCTCCTAGTGGGACATGTATAAAAACAGCAGAAATAATTGAAGAATTTGGAAAGCAATTTAACTCTATGCAAGTTGAAGAAAGTGAATCATTAGAAGGATGTAGAGGTGGTCTTAGAAAAAGTGGTTTAAGAATCCATTCAGTTAGGCTTCCTGGGATAGTTGCTCATCAACAAGTTATGTTTGGTTCAAAAGGAGAAACGTATTTATTAAGTCACAACACAATTGAAAGATCTGCTTATATGCCAGGTGTATTGCTTACAATTAAAAAAGTTAGGTTTTTAAATTCTCTTATTTATGGACTTGAAAAAGTCATTTAA
- a CDS encoding magnesium chelatase subunit H has protein sequence MFTQVRSANRRVLPVEGQNHKYIMKLVYLVLEPQYQNALSEAAKELNEQNGPIGIELNGYLIEELRDSTNYSDFKTDIAQADVFIGSLIFIEDLAQKVVEAVEPHKQRLKASIVFPSMPEVMRLNKLGTFSMAQLGQSKSLIGDFMKKRKEADGAGFQDSMLKLLNTLPSILKFLPVDKAQDARNFILGFQYWLGGTPENLKNFYLLLADKYVIEEDNNLDIKVNEPKVFPDLGIWHPLAPKMFEDINEYINWTKNRADLSQKALKGPSIGLVLQRSHIVTGDDAHYVAVIQELEYRGATVIPIFCGGLDFSKPVEKFFYDPNNQNEPLTDGVVSLTGFALVGGPARQDHPKAIEALKKLNRPYMVALPLVFQTTQEWEGSDLGLHPVQVALQIAIPELDGAIEPIVLSGRDDATGKAHTLQDRVDAIAQRAIKWSSLRIKPRNLKKLAITVFSFPPDKGNVGTAAYLNVFGSIHRVLQEMKLKGYDIQDLPKTPKLLMERLISDPEALEGSPELTIAHKMTVKEYEKLTPYSSRLEENWGKPPGNLNSDGQNLLIYGCHFGNVFVGVQPTFGYEGDPMRLLYSKSASPHHGFAAYYTYLEKVWDADAVLHFGTHGSLEFMPGKQMGMSETCYPDSLIGGLPNLYYYAANNPSEATIAKRRGYASTISYLTPPAENAGLYKGLKELSELVGSYQQLRESGRGIQIINAIIETAKQCNLDKDVDLPDEDASTISLDERDSVVGSIYSQLMEIESRLLPCGLHTIGMPPTAEEAIASLVSIASLEREQEKIRSLPGLLAEAIERNIDDIYKGNNKGELIDVELNKKITETARSAVRAMVISLTGSDGRVTLKKNFSEQIIEFLRSIGFKIPSPWQSQCIKNNFKNVDSKELDKLFDYLRFCLNQICADKEMDSLLKALDGDYVLPGPGGDPIRNPSVLPSGKNIHALDPQSIPTTAAVAAAKGVVEKLIEKQKEEEGQWPETIACVLWGTDNIKTYGESLAQILWFVGVKPKPDSVGRVNKLELIPLEELGRPRIDVVVNCSGVFRDLFINQMALIDQAVKMAAEADESINDNFVRKHALEQAKSEGIELRDAACRVFSNSSGSYSSNVNLAVENSTWEEENELQEMYLSRKTYAFNADNPGEMNQNRKVFESVMKTADVTFQNLDSSEISLTDVSHYFDSDPTNLISKLREDGKKPNSYIADTTTANAQVRSLSETIRLDSRTKLLNPKWYEGMLNSGYEGVREVSNRLNYTLGWSATSGQVDNFVYEESNETFINDPEMRKRLMELNPHSFRRIVGTLLEVNGRGYWDTSEENIEQLKELYQEVEDKIEGVETD, from the coding sequence ATGTTTACACAGGTTCGCTCAGCCAATCGCAGAGTATTGCCTGTAGAAGGCCAAAATCATAAATATATAATGAAGTTAGTTTACTTGGTTTTAGAGCCTCAATACCAAAATGCACTTTCAGAAGCGGCAAAAGAACTAAATGAACAAAATGGCCCAATAGGAATAGAACTAAATGGGTATTTAATTGAAGAATTAAGAGACTCAACAAATTATTCAGATTTTAAAACCGATATAGCTCAAGCAGATGTATTTATAGGTTCACTTATTTTTATAGAAGATTTAGCACAAAAAGTAGTTGAGGCTGTTGAACCCCATAAACAAAGATTAAAAGCATCAATTGTTTTTCCTTCAATGCCTGAAGTAATGAGGCTGAATAAACTCGGGACTTTTTCTATGGCTCAGTTAGGTCAGAGCAAAAGTCTTATAGGCGATTTTATGAAAAAAAGAAAAGAGGCTGATGGGGCTGGGTTTCAAGATTCAATGCTTAAGCTACTAAATACACTTCCTTCAATCCTTAAATTTCTACCTGTTGACAAAGCGCAAGATGCTAGAAATTTTATTTTGGGTTTTCAATATTGGCTAGGTGGAACACCTGAAAACCTTAAAAACTTTTACTTATTATTAGCTGATAAATATGTAATAGAAGAAGATAATAATTTGGACATTAAAGTTAATGAGCCTAAGGTATTTCCAGATTTAGGAATATGGCATCCACTTGCACCAAAAATGTTTGAGGATATAAATGAATATATTAATTGGACTAAAAATAGAGCTGATCTTTCTCAAAAAGCATTAAAAGGTCCTTCAATTGGATTGGTATTGCAAAGAAGTCACATAGTTACTGGAGATGATGCACATTATGTAGCTGTAATTCAAGAACTTGAATATAGGGGAGCAACTGTAATTCCAATTTTTTGTGGCGGTCTTGACTTTTCAAAACCAGTTGAAAAATTCTTTTACGATCCAAATAATCAAAACGAACCCTTAACTGATGGAGTTGTCTCATTGACAGGATTTGCTTTAGTTGGTGGTCCAGCAAGACAAGATCATCCAAAAGCCATAGAAGCACTTAAAAAACTAAATAGGCCTTATATGGTTGCTCTGCCATTGGTTTTTCAAACAACACAAGAGTGGGAAGGAAGTGATCTTGGTCTTCATCCTGTTCAAGTTGCTTTGCAAATTGCAATCCCAGAATTAGATGGAGCTATTGAACCTATAGTCTTATCTGGAAGAGATGATGCAACCGGTAAGGCTCATACTCTTCAAGATAGGGTTGATGCAATAGCTCAAAGAGCAATTAAATGGTCCTCATTAAGGATAAAACCAAGAAATCTTAAGAAGCTGGCAATAACTGTTTTTAGTTTTCCTCCTGACAAAGGAAATGTAGGTACAGCAGCTTATTTAAATGTATTTGGCTCGATTCACAGAGTTTTGCAAGAAATGAAATTAAAAGGATATGACATTCAAGATTTACCAAAAACTCCAAAATTGTTAATGGAGAGATTAATTAGTGACCCAGAGGCTTTAGAAGGTTCTCCTGAATTAACAATTGCTCATAAAATGACCGTTAAAGAATATGAAAAGCTTACGCCATATTCATCAAGATTAGAAGAAAACTGGGGCAAACCTCCTGGGAACCTTAATAGCGACGGGCAAAACCTTTTGATATATGGTTGTCATTTTGGGAACGTATTTGTAGGTGTTCAACCAACATTTGGATACGAAGGCGATCCAATGAGATTGCTTTACTCCAAAAGTGCAAGTCCTCATCATGGTTTTGCCGCTTATTACACTTATTTAGAAAAGGTCTGGGATGCTGATGCTGTCCTCCACTTTGGTACTCATGGCTCATTAGAGTTTATGCCTGGTAAACAAATGGGAATGAGTGAAACATGTTATCCAGATTCACTTATAGGAGGACTACCTAATCTTTACTATTATGCAGCCAATAATCCATCTGAAGCAACAATTGCTAAAAGGAGAGGATATGCATCTACAATCAGTTATTTAACACCACCAGCTGAGAATGCTGGCCTATATAAAGGTCTAAAAGAATTAAGTGAATTAGTAGGTTCTTATCAACAATTGCGGGAAAGTGGAAGAGGGATTCAAATAATTAACGCAATTATAGAAACAGCAAAACAATGTAATCTAGACAAAGATGTAGATCTTCCAGATGAAGATGCTTCTACAATAAGTTTGGATGAAAGAGATTCTGTTGTTGGATCAATTTACAGTCAATTGATGGAAATAGAAAGTAGATTACTTCCTTGTGGTTTACATACAATAGGCATGCCACCTACAGCGGAAGAAGCTATAGCAAGTCTTGTAAGTATAGCTTCTTTAGAAAGAGAACAAGAAAAAATCAGATCTCTACCGGGATTACTTGCAGAAGCAATTGAACGGAATATAGATGATATATATAAAGGTAATAATAAAGGTGAACTAATAGATGTTGAACTAAATAAGAAGATAACTGAAACTGCAAGATCTGCAGTAAGAGCTATGGTTATATCCCTTACAGGTTCAGATGGAAGAGTTACACTTAAGAAAAATTTTTCAGAACAAATTATTGAATTCCTACGCTCAATAGGATTCAAAATACCTTCCCCATGGCAAAGCCAATGTATAAAAAACAACTTTAAAAATGTTGATAGTAAAGAACTGGATAAATTATTTGATTATTTGAGATTTTGTTTAAATCAAATTTGTGCTGATAAAGAAATGGATAGTCTTTTAAAAGCTTTAGATGGAGATTATGTTTTACCTGGGCCAGGTGGAGATCCAATAAGAAATCCAAGTGTACTTCCAAGTGGTAAAAATATACATGCCTTAGATCCTCAATCAATCCCAACTACAGCAGCTGTAGCAGCAGCAAAGGGAGTAGTAGAAAAACTTATAGAAAAACAAAAAGAAGAAGAAGGACAATGGCCTGAGACAATTGCATGTGTTTTATGGGGTACAGATAACATCAAGACTTATGGTGAATCATTAGCTCAGATACTCTGGTTTGTTGGTGTTAAACCAAAACCAGACTCTGTAGGTAGAGTGAATAAACTTGAGTTAATTCCTCTAGAGGAACTTGGCAGACCAAGAATAGATGTCGTGGTTAATTGTTCAGGTGTTTTCAGAGATTTATTTATTAATCAAATGGCATTAATAGATCAAGCTGTCAAAATGGCTGCAGAAGCAGATGAATCAATTAATGATAATTTCGTTAGAAAACATGCACTTGAACAAGCCAAATCAGAAGGCATAGAACTAAGAGATGCTGCCTGCAGGGTATTCTCCAATTCTAGTGGAAGTTATAGCTCAAATGTTAACTTAGCTGTTGAAAACTCTACTTGGGAAGAAGAAAATGAATTACAAGAAATGTATCTTTCTAGAAAGACTTATGCTTTTAATGCTGACAATCCAGGAGAGATGAATCAAAACAGAAAAGTATTTGAATCAGTTATGAAGACGGCAGATGTAACATTTCAGAATCTAGATTCATCAGAAATTTCTCTCACAGATGTAAGTCATTATTTTGATTCTGATCCAACAAATTTAATATCAAAATTAAGAGAGGATGGTAAAAAACCAAATAGCTATATAGCTGATACAACTACCGCAAATGCTCAAGTTAGGTCTTTAAGTGAAACAATCAGACTAGATTCAAGAACTAAATTGCTTAACCCGAAATGGTATGAAGGAATGCTTAATTCAGGCTATGAAGGTGTAAGAGAAGTTTCTAATAGACTTAATTACACATTAGGGTGGAGTGCAACAAGTGGCCAAGTAGATAATTTTGTATATGAAGAATCTAATGAAACATTTATAAATGATCCTGAAATGAGAAAACGACTGATGGAATTAAATCCACATAGTTTCCGTAGAATTGTAGGAACATTATTAGAAGTTAATGGTAGAGGTTATTGGGATACTTCAGAAGAAAATATTGAACAATTGAAAGAATTATATCAAGAGGTTGAAGACAAAATAGAAGGCGTTGAAACTGATTAG
- the folP gene encoding dihydropteroate synthase, with protein sequence MKTNLLLEIIYKKNTSIMGVLNITPDSFSDGGLYYKPEDAINKAKQHIKSGVDILDIGGQSTRPGANFVSPEEELNRILPIVRTLRKLHPNLILSVDTFHSKVAEEVLNIGVDVINDVTGGRHDPKILDVISASKCTFVITHSRGNSKTMNDFACYKNVGVEVFNELMIQVDKAINAGISSDRIIIDPGLGFAKDNKQNITLLANLEKFTNTKYPVLVGPSRKRFIGHVLNESDPKKRLLGSLAVVCRCVQAKVNIVRVHDIKETSQVINMSNYLWNY encoded by the coding sequence TTGAAAACTAATCTTTTGCTAGAAATTATATATAAAAAAAACACCTCTATAATGGGAGTTCTTAATATTACTCCTGATTCATTTAGTGATGGAGGTTTATATTATAAACCAGAAGATGCTATAAATAAGGCAAAGCAGCATATAAAATCTGGAGTTGATATATTAGATATAGGTGGACAAAGTACTCGCCCGGGAGCTAATTTTGTTAGCCCAGAAGAAGAACTAAATAGAATTCTCCCTATAGTAAGAACCTTACGTAAATTACATCCTAATTTAATATTATCAGTAGATACTTTCCATTCGAAAGTTGCAGAAGAGGTTTTAAATATTGGAGTAGATGTAATAAATGATGTCACTGGAGGAAGGCATGATCCAAAAATATTAGATGTTATTTCAGCTTCTAAATGCACTTTTGTCATTACCCATAGTAGAGGTAATAGTAAAACAATGAATGACTTTGCTTGTTATAAAAATGTAGGAGTAGAAGTTTTTAACGAACTGATGATACAGGTAGATAAAGCGATTAATGCAGGAATTTCATCTGATAGGATAATTATAGATCCAGGTTTGGGATTTGCTAAAGACAATAAACAAAATATTACTCTTTTAGCAAATCTAGAAAAATTTACCAATACAAAATACCCTGTTTTAGTAGGCCCATCTAGAAAGAGATTTATCGGACATGTTCTTAATGAGAGTGATCCAAAAAAAAGACTATTAGGGAGTTTGGCTGTTGTTTGTAGGTGTGTTCAAGCAAAAGTTAATATAGTCAGAGTTCATGATATTAAAGAAACTTCTCAAGTTATTAATATGTCAAATTATTTGTGGAATTATTAA
- the tpiA gene encoding triose-phosphate isomerase, with amino-acid sequence MRKTVIAGNWKMHMTCASAVEYMTKFLPLAKEFPSDRDVVIAPPFTAISTLSSLLKETDVFISSQNVHWEDQGAFTAEISPQMLLEHEVRYAIVGHSEPRKYFSESDEQINLRARSAQSNGLIPIVCVGESIEQRERGEAERVIRRQVEQGLEQLDANNLVIAYEPIWAIGTGRTCESKEANRICGLIREWVGTSDLVIQYGGSVKPSNIDEIMSMSDIDGVLVGGASLDPISFGRIANFNIEN; translated from the coding sequence GTGCGTAAAACAGTTATTGCTGGTAATTGGAAGATGCACATGACATGTGCTTCAGCAGTTGAATATATGACTAAGTTTTTACCTTTAGCTAAGGAATTTCCCTCAGATCGTGATGTTGTAATAGCACCCCCATTTACTGCAATTTCTACCTTAAGTTCTCTTTTAAAAGAAACAGATGTCTTTATATCAAGTCAGAATGTTCATTGGGAGGATCAAGGTGCTTTTACAGCAGAAATCTCACCACAAATGCTATTAGAGCATGAAGTACGCTACGCAATAGTTGGTCATAGTGAACCAAGAAAATATTTTAGTGAAAGTGATGAACAAATTAATCTTCGCGCTAGGTCAGCACAGTCAAATGGTTTAATACCTATCGTTTGTGTAGGAGAAAGTATTGAACAGAGAGAACGAGGTGAAGCTGAGCGTGTAATTAGGCGTCAAGTTGAACAAGGCCTAGAACAATTAGATGCTAATAATCTTGTAATTGCATATGAACCAATCTGGGCGATTGGTACAGGAAGAACATGTGAATCAAAAGAGGCAAATAGAATTTGTGGACTAATAAGAGAATGGGTAGGAACTTCAGATCTAGTAATCCAATATGGCGGTTCAGTTAAGCCTTCGAACATTGATGAAATTATGTCAATGAGTGATATTGATGGAGTGCTAGTAGGAGGAGCATCATTAGACCCAATAAGTTTTGGAAGAATAGCTAATTTTAATATTGAAAACTAA
- a CDS encoding RNA-binding S4 domain-containing protein, which translates to MKLDQFLKWIGVAGSGGQAKHLISGGHVAVNGFIETRRGRQLRQGDLVSLANNEYIFSNNQPLGRKLDNSD; encoded by the coding sequence ATGAAATTGGATCAATTTTTAAAATGGATTGGAGTTGCTGGATCTGGAGGTCAGGCAAAACACCTTATTAGTGGTGGACATGTAGCAGTAAATGGTTTCATAGAGACTAGACGCGGCAGACAATTACGTCAGGGTGATCTTGTCTCTTTGGCTAACAATGAGTACATCTTTTCAAATAATCAACCCCTAGGCCGTAAGTTAGATAATAGCGATTAA
- a CDS encoding ABC transporter ATP-binding protein, whose product MISSSEFSFKRLVPLLSPYSHQIFLGGIFMIIYVACWPLLAWLAGKLIPAIGEGDLETVIKIIVQSLLVFLIQKSSQYLQDTILAKPALKISQELRQNIFNKLQKIKIESIEKLSTGDITYRLTEDADRVGEVIYKTIQDTLPCTFQLIAVIGYMFFLDINLSLATILLAPIISLLVGKFGEQVLLTTERSQKQISNLASLLSESIQILPLIRAFGSEKWLQKRFNDEVELHRYAKYKSLKQIALQHPVIGFIEALGILIVLAIGALRIQTGAINGQEFSSFFAALLMLIDPISHLTTNFNELQQGQASLKRLREIENEPIEPEINNIPNKISRDHGRIHFNNVSFSYVNNKQVINSISININPGEMVALVGPSGAGKSTIFSLLLKFISPQKGEIYIDGNNISITNTKEIRKRMAIVPQKVNILSGSIIESIRFGRKYTLEDVIEAAKIANAHEFIMNFPNKYNTYIEERGTNLSGGQLQRISIARAVLGNPSILLLDEATSALDAEAERSVQMGLSQAMKNRTVLVIAHRLSTTQEADKIILLEEGTVKEIGKHDDLMKSDGKYRDLCEKQFIRDKRQLN is encoded by the coding sequence ATGATTTCAAGTTCAGAATTTAGCTTCAAAAGGTTAGTGCCACTTTTATCCCCCTATTCGCATCAAATATTTTTAGGGGGGATTTTTATGATTATCTATGTAGCATGTTGGCCCCTACTAGCTTGGTTGGCAGGAAAACTCATTCCAGCAATAGGAGAAGGTGATTTAGAAACAGTAATAAAAATAATAGTCCAATCTCTACTAGTTTTTTTAATTCAAAAATCATCTCAATACCTTCAAGATACTATTTTGGCCAAACCAGCCCTAAAAATAAGTCAGGAATTGAGACAAAATATATTTAACAAGTTACAAAAAATAAAAATAGAATCAATAGAAAAACTTTCTACAGGAGATATAACATATAGATTAACAGAAGATGCAGATAGAGTAGGTGAGGTTATATATAAAACAATCCAAGACACCCTACCATGTACATTTCAATTGATAGCTGTTATAGGTTATATGTTCTTTCTAGATATAAATCTATCACTGGCAACTATTCTATTAGCACCAATAATTTCATTATTAGTTGGTAAATTTGGAGAGCAAGTGTTATTAACAACAGAAAGAAGTCAGAAACAAATAAGCAATCTTGCAAGTTTACTTTCTGAATCTATACAAATATTACCTCTTATAAGAGCCTTTGGATCAGAGAAATGGTTACAGAAAAGATTTAACGATGAAGTAGAACTCCATAGATATGCAAAATATAAATCGTTAAAACAAATAGCTTTGCAACATCCTGTAATTGGATTTATAGAAGCTCTAGGCATATTAATAGTTCTAGCTATAGGTGCCTTAAGAATTCAAACAGGTGCAATTAATGGACAAGAGTTTAGTAGTTTCTTTGCAGCTTTATTAATGTTAATTGATCCTATTAGCCATTTAACTACAAATTTTAATGAACTTCAACAAGGGCAAGCATCACTTAAAAGACTACGAGAAATTGAGAATGAGCCTATAGAACCAGAGATTAATAATATTCCTAATAAAATATCAAGAGATCATGGAAGAATACATTTTAATAATGTATCTTTCTCTTATGTAAATAACAAGCAAGTAATTAATAGCATATCCATAAATATTAATCCAGGAGAAATGGTAGCCTTAGTAGGCCCCTCAGGCGCTGGTAAAAGCACAATATTTTCTCTACTGTTAAAGTTCATCAGTCCTCAGAAAGGTGAGATTTATATTGATGGCAACAATATATCAATTACTAATACTAAAGAAATAAGGAAGAGAATGGCTATTGTTCCTCAAAAAGTTAACATTCTTTCAGGCTCAATTATAGAAAGCATTAGGTTTGGAAGAAAGTATACACTTGAGGATGTTATTGAAGCAGCTAAAATAGCTAATGCTCATGAATTCATAATGAACTTTCCTAATAAATATAATACTTATATAGAAGAAAGAGGCACTAATTTATCAGGTGGACAATTACAAAGAATTTCTATCGCAAGAGCTGTTCTAGGTAATCCATCGATATTGTTATTAGATGAAGCCACTAGTGCACTTGATGCAGAAGCTGAGAGATCTGTTCAAATGGGATTATCTCAAGCAATGAAAAACAGAACAGTTTTGGTAATAGCGCACAGATTATCTACGACCCAAGAAGCAGATAAAATTATTCTTCTTGAAGAAGGTACAGTTAAAGAGATAGGCAAGCATGATGATCTAATGAAAAGTGATGGAAAATATAGAGATCTATGTGAAAAACAATTTATTAGAGATAAAAGACAATTAAATTAA
- a CDS encoding DUF6447 family protein — MAIPYKEQSDPILTFDGKRYNVKELPDETKEILKGLQVADNQLRLYEDTLKVLAVGRQSMAKQLSESLRNIKSLEEK, encoded by the coding sequence ATGGCTATCCCTTATAAAGAACAATCAGACCCGATACTTACATTTGATGGTAAACGCTATAATGTAAAAGAATTACCAGATGAAACAAAGGAAATTCTAAAAGGGCTTCAAGTAGCAGATAATCAACTAAGGCTATATGAAGATACACTTAAAGTATTGGCAGTTGGCAGGCAATCTATGGCTAAACAACTTAGTGAAAGTCTGAGAAATATTAAATCCTTAGAAGAAAAGTGA